One window of the Dreissena polymorpha isolate Duluth1 chromosome 5, UMN_Dpol_1.0, whole genome shotgun sequence genome contains the following:
- the LOC127881185 gene encoding heat shock 70 kDa protein 12A-like isoform X1, whose protein sequence is MKKVASSAKKFAETMVLVVASLDFGTTYSGWAYSFTHEFQQDPTQIKSKHWNADQFMSNKAPTCVLIRSDGKTVDAFGYEAEDKYAKLSQKNEHKDWYYFKHFKMKLFESEGLKTNDMLEDATGKPLSALTVFSLTIKYLHDDLYKTLENGTGGSIFKADINWVLTVPAIWSDMAKQFMRRAAREAGIETGHLTIALEPEVASIFCRHSKMMRTATSSSVDISMFPSGTRYLVCDAGGGTVDITVHEITSDMRLKEIEKASGGAWGGTQVNLEFERLIDTIAGCSVVNALKEEFMDDYLDLMATFELKKREFKDSSEVLLRYPSSLKKLVKKLTDSSLEEQIEKSIYKGKISRNRDKLSIEYNVMASLFESTINNIIEHLSTLICNHADRQIGHIVMVGGFSESPLLQRRIKEAFRGQHIIIPAEASLAVLKGAVIFGHNKQSIVSRIARFTYGISSGIPFNEYIHPVNRLYIEKDNTKLCVGVFSKLVTVGQSIPVEDAAGSNNYGPLDDRTYATPIIYATKEKKPMFTDDPGCFRVGEMYVNFEDRNGKVGSATISMYFGGTEITVKAVLLSTGEETSVTFDLPD, encoded by the exons ATGAAAAAAGTTGCGTCATCGGCGAAgaag TTTGCGGAAACCATGGTGCTAGTGGTAGCAAGTCTAGACTTCGGAACGACCTACTCGGGATGGGCGTACTCCTTCACACACGAGTTTCAACAGGACCCCACCCAGATTAAATCAAAACACTGGAATGCGGACCAGTTTATGTCTAATAAAG CTCCAACATGTGTCCTCATACGGTCGGATGGGAAAACTGTAGACGCTTTCGGATATGAAGCGGAGGATAAGTATGCGAAACTTTCACAGAAAAATGAACACAAGGACTGGTACTACTTCAAGCATTTCAAGATGAAATTATTCGAGAGCGAG GGTTTGAAGACAAATGACATGCTCGAGGATGCAACGGGCAAGCCTTTGTCTGCCCTTACCGTGTTCTCGTTAACCATAAAATATCTCCATGACGACTTGTACAAGACGCTAGAGAATGGGACCGGTGGAAGCATCTTTAAAGCAGACATTAATTGGGTGCTCACCGTACCTGCAATATGGAGCGACATGGCCAAGCAGTTTATGAGACGTGCTGCACGGGAG GCAGGTATTGAGACAGGCCACCTAACCATAGCGCTTGAACCTGAGGTGGCATCAATTTTCTGTCGTCATTCGAAAATGATGAGAACAGCAACTTCATCTTCCGTTGACATATCTATGTTTCCATCTGGAACGCGTTACCTTGTTTGTGATGCAGGAG gTGGGACCGTTGATATCACTGTCCATGAAATTACTTCTGACATGCGTTTGAAAGAAATTGAGAAAGCCAGCGGGGGCGCCTGGGGAGGGACACAAGTCAATCTGGAGTTTGAACGCTTAATCGATACGATAGCAG GTTGTAGCGttgtaaatgcgcttaaagaagAATTCATGGACGACTATTTGGATCTAATGGCAACATTTGAGCTGAAAAAGAGAGAATTCAAGGATTCGTCAGAAGTTTTATTACGTTATCCTTCTTCTTTAAAGAAGTTGGTGAAGAAACTAACAGATTCGTCGTTGGAGGAACAAATTGAGAAATCAATATATAAAGGCAAGATATCAAGAAATCGCGATAAGCTTAGCATCGAGTATAATGTCATGGCATCATTGTTTGAGTCGAcgataaataacataattgaacaTTTATCAACCTTGATATGCAACCACGCAGACAGGCAAATCGGACACATCGTGATGGTTGGGGGATTTTCTGAGTCACCACTGCTACAACGCAGAATAAAAGAGGCATTCAGAGGACAGCATATTATCATACCTGCAGAGGCAAGTCTGGCGGTTTTGAAAGGCGCTGTCATATTTGGACACAACAAGCAGAGTATTGTGTCAAGGATTGCTAGGTTTACTTATGGCATCTCAAGTGGTATTCCATTTAATGAATATATTCATCCTGTTAACAGGCTTTATATAGAAAAAGATAACACAAAACTTTGCGTGGGTGTATTTTCTAAGCTGGTAACAGTAGGCCAGTCTATTCCAGTGGAAGACGCTGCAGGATCGAACAACTATGGCCCACTTGATGACCGCACTTATGCGACTCCAATCATTTATGCTACAAAAGAAAAGAAACCAATGTTTACAGATGACCCAGGGTGTTTTCGTGTTGGCGAAATGTATGTTAATTTTGAAGATCGTAATGGGAAAGTCGGGAGCGCTACGATCAGCATGTATTTCGGTGGTACTGAAATCACAGTCAAGGCTGTTCTGCTATCAACCGGTGAAGAAACATCGGTCACGTTTGATCTGCCTGATTAA
- the LOC127881185 gene encoding heat shock 70 kDa protein 12A-like isoform X4 — MRRKQGLKTNDMLEDATGKPLSALTVFSLTIKYLHDDLYKTLENGTGGSIFKADINWVLTVPAIWSDMAKQFMRRAAREAGIETGHLTIALEPEVASIFCRHSKMMRTATSSSVDISMFPSGTRYLVCDAGGGTVDITVHEITSDMRLKEIEKASGGAWGGTQVNLEFERLIDTIAGCSVVNALKEEFMDDYLDLMATFELKKREFKDSSEVLLRYPSSLKKLVKKLTDSSLEEQIEKSIYKGKISRNRDKLSIEYNVMASLFESTINNIIEHLSTLICNHADRQIGHIVMVGGFSESPLLQRRIKEAFRGQHIIIPAEASLAVLKGAVIFGHNKQSIVSRIARFTYGISSGIPFNEYIHPVNRLYIEKDNTKLCVGVFSKLVTVGQSIPVEDAAGSNNYGPLDDRTYATPIIYATKEKKPMFTDDPGCFRVGEMYVNFEDRNGKVGSATISMYFGGTEITVKAVLLSTGEETSVTFDLPD; from the exons ATGCGCCGGAAACAG GGTTTGAAGACAAATGACATGCTCGAGGATGCAACGGGCAAGCCTTTGTCTGCCCTTACCGTGTTCTCGTTAACCATAAAATATCTCCATGACGACTTGTACAAGACGCTAGAGAATGGGACCGGTGGAAGCATCTTTAAAGCAGACATTAATTGGGTGCTCACCGTACCTGCAATATGGAGCGACATGGCCAAGCAGTTTATGAGACGTGCTGCACGGGAG GCAGGTATTGAGACAGGCCACCTAACCATAGCGCTTGAACCTGAGGTGGCATCAATTTTCTGTCGTCATTCGAAAATGATGAGAACAGCAACTTCATCTTCCGTTGACATATCTATGTTTCCATCTGGAACGCGTTACCTTGTTTGTGATGCAGGAG gTGGGACCGTTGATATCACTGTCCATGAAATTACTTCTGACATGCGTTTGAAAGAAATTGAGAAAGCCAGCGGGGGCGCCTGGGGAGGGACACAAGTCAATCTGGAGTTTGAACGCTTAATCGATACGATAGCAG GTTGTAGCGttgtaaatgcgcttaaagaagAATTCATGGACGACTATTTGGATCTAATGGCAACATTTGAGCTGAAAAAGAGAGAATTCAAGGATTCGTCAGAAGTTTTATTACGTTATCCTTCTTCTTTAAAGAAGTTGGTGAAGAAACTAACAGATTCGTCGTTGGAGGAACAAATTGAGAAATCAATATATAAAGGCAAGATATCAAGAAATCGCGATAAGCTTAGCATCGAGTATAATGTCATGGCATCATTGTTTGAGTCGAcgataaataacataattgaacaTTTATCAACCTTGATATGCAACCACGCAGACAGGCAAATCGGACACATCGTGATGGTTGGGGGATTTTCTGAGTCACCACTGCTACAACGCAGAATAAAAGAGGCATTCAGAGGACAGCATATTATCATACCTGCAGAGGCAAGTCTGGCGGTTTTGAAAGGCGCTGTCATATTTGGACACAACAAGCAGAGTATTGTGTCAAGGATTGCTAGGTTTACTTATGGCATCTCAAGTGGTATTCCATTTAATGAATATATTCATCCTGTTAACAGGCTTTATATAGAAAAAGATAACACAAAACTTTGCGTGGGTGTATTTTCTAAGCTGGTAACAGTAGGCCAGTCTATTCCAGTGGAAGACGCTGCAGGATCGAACAACTATGGCCCACTTGATGACCGCACTTATGCGACTCCAATCATTTATGCTACAAAAGAAAAGAAACCAATGTTTACAGATGACCCAGGGTGTTTTCGTGTTGGCGAAATGTATGTTAATTTTGAAGATCGTAATGGGAAAGTCGGGAGCGCTACGATCAGCATGTATTTCGGTGGTACTGAAATCACAGTCAAGGCTGTTCTGCTATCAACCGGTGAAGAAACATCGGTCACGTTTGATCTGCCTGATTAA
- the LOC127881185 gene encoding heat shock 70 kDa protein 12A-like isoform X3, with amino-acid sequence MKLFESEGLKTNDMLEDATGKPLSALTVFSLTIKYLHDDLYKTLENGTGGSIFKADINWVLTVPAIWSDMAKQFMRRAAREAGIETGHLTIALEPEVASIFCRHSKMMRTATSSSVDISMFPSGTRYLVCDAGGGTVDITVHEITSDMRLKEIEKASGGAWGGTQVNLEFERLIDTIAGCSVVNALKEEFMDDYLDLMATFELKKREFKDSSEVLLRYPSSLKKLVKKLTDSSLEEQIEKSIYKGKISRNRDKLSIEYNVMASLFESTINNIIEHLSTLICNHADRQIGHIVMVGGFSESPLLQRRIKEAFRGQHIIIPAEASLAVLKGAVIFGHNKQSIVSRIARFTYGISSGIPFNEYIHPVNRLYIEKDNTKLCVGVFSKLVTVGQSIPVEDAAGSNNYGPLDDRTYATPIIYATKEKKPMFTDDPGCFRVGEMYVNFEDRNGKVGSATISMYFGGTEITVKAVLLSTGEETSVTFDLPD; translated from the exons ATGAAATTATTCGAGAGCGAG GGTTTGAAGACAAATGACATGCTCGAGGATGCAACGGGCAAGCCTTTGTCTGCCCTTACCGTGTTCTCGTTAACCATAAAATATCTCCATGACGACTTGTACAAGACGCTAGAGAATGGGACCGGTGGAAGCATCTTTAAAGCAGACATTAATTGGGTGCTCACCGTACCTGCAATATGGAGCGACATGGCCAAGCAGTTTATGAGACGTGCTGCACGGGAG GCAGGTATTGAGACAGGCCACCTAACCATAGCGCTTGAACCTGAGGTGGCATCAATTTTCTGTCGTCATTCGAAAATGATGAGAACAGCAACTTCATCTTCCGTTGACATATCTATGTTTCCATCTGGAACGCGTTACCTTGTTTGTGATGCAGGAG gTGGGACCGTTGATATCACTGTCCATGAAATTACTTCTGACATGCGTTTGAAAGAAATTGAGAAAGCCAGCGGGGGCGCCTGGGGAGGGACACAAGTCAATCTGGAGTTTGAACGCTTAATCGATACGATAGCAG GTTGTAGCGttgtaaatgcgcttaaagaagAATTCATGGACGACTATTTGGATCTAATGGCAACATTTGAGCTGAAAAAGAGAGAATTCAAGGATTCGTCAGAAGTTTTATTACGTTATCCTTCTTCTTTAAAGAAGTTGGTGAAGAAACTAACAGATTCGTCGTTGGAGGAACAAATTGAGAAATCAATATATAAAGGCAAGATATCAAGAAATCGCGATAAGCTTAGCATCGAGTATAATGTCATGGCATCATTGTTTGAGTCGAcgataaataacataattgaacaTTTATCAACCTTGATATGCAACCACGCAGACAGGCAAATCGGACACATCGTGATGGTTGGGGGATTTTCTGAGTCACCACTGCTACAACGCAGAATAAAAGAGGCATTCAGAGGACAGCATATTATCATACCTGCAGAGGCAAGTCTGGCGGTTTTGAAAGGCGCTGTCATATTTGGACACAACAAGCAGAGTATTGTGTCAAGGATTGCTAGGTTTACTTATGGCATCTCAAGTGGTATTCCATTTAATGAATATATTCATCCTGTTAACAGGCTTTATATAGAAAAAGATAACACAAAACTTTGCGTGGGTGTATTTTCTAAGCTGGTAACAGTAGGCCAGTCTATTCCAGTGGAAGACGCTGCAGGATCGAACAACTATGGCCCACTTGATGACCGCACTTATGCGACTCCAATCATTTATGCTACAAAAGAAAAGAAACCAATGTTTACAGATGACCCAGGGTGTTTTCGTGTTGGCGAAATGTATGTTAATTTTGAAGATCGTAATGGGAAAGTCGGGAGCGCTACGATCAGCATGTATTTCGGTGGTACTGAAATCACAGTCAAGGCTGTTCTGCTATCAACCGGTGAAGAAACATCGGTCACGTTTGATCTGCCTGATTAA
- the LOC127881185 gene encoding heat shock 70 kDa protein 12A-like isoform X2, with amino-acid sequence MVLVVASLDFGTTYSGWAYSFTHEFQQDPTQIKSKHWNADQFMSNKAPTCVLIRSDGKTVDAFGYEAEDKYAKLSQKNEHKDWYYFKHFKMKLFESEGLKTNDMLEDATGKPLSALTVFSLTIKYLHDDLYKTLENGTGGSIFKADINWVLTVPAIWSDMAKQFMRRAAREAGIETGHLTIALEPEVASIFCRHSKMMRTATSSSVDISMFPSGTRYLVCDAGGGTVDITVHEITSDMRLKEIEKASGGAWGGTQVNLEFERLIDTIAGCSVVNALKEEFMDDYLDLMATFELKKREFKDSSEVLLRYPSSLKKLVKKLTDSSLEEQIEKSIYKGKISRNRDKLSIEYNVMASLFESTINNIIEHLSTLICNHADRQIGHIVMVGGFSESPLLQRRIKEAFRGQHIIIPAEASLAVLKGAVIFGHNKQSIVSRIARFTYGISSGIPFNEYIHPVNRLYIEKDNTKLCVGVFSKLVTVGQSIPVEDAAGSNNYGPLDDRTYATPIIYATKEKKPMFTDDPGCFRVGEMYVNFEDRNGKVGSATISMYFGGTEITVKAVLLSTGEETSVTFDLPD; translated from the exons ATGGTGCTAGTGGTAGCAAGTCTAGACTTCGGAACGACCTACTCGGGATGGGCGTACTCCTTCACACACGAGTTTCAACAGGACCCCACCCAGATTAAATCAAAACACTGGAATGCGGACCAGTTTATGTCTAATAAAG CTCCAACATGTGTCCTCATACGGTCGGATGGGAAAACTGTAGACGCTTTCGGATATGAAGCGGAGGATAAGTATGCGAAACTTTCACAGAAAAATGAACACAAGGACTGGTACTACTTCAAGCATTTCAAGATGAAATTATTCGAGAGCGAG GGTTTGAAGACAAATGACATGCTCGAGGATGCAACGGGCAAGCCTTTGTCTGCCCTTACCGTGTTCTCGTTAACCATAAAATATCTCCATGACGACTTGTACAAGACGCTAGAGAATGGGACCGGTGGAAGCATCTTTAAAGCAGACATTAATTGGGTGCTCACCGTACCTGCAATATGGAGCGACATGGCCAAGCAGTTTATGAGACGTGCTGCACGGGAG GCAGGTATTGAGACAGGCCACCTAACCATAGCGCTTGAACCTGAGGTGGCATCAATTTTCTGTCGTCATTCGAAAATGATGAGAACAGCAACTTCATCTTCCGTTGACATATCTATGTTTCCATCTGGAACGCGTTACCTTGTTTGTGATGCAGGAG gTGGGACCGTTGATATCACTGTCCATGAAATTACTTCTGACATGCGTTTGAAAGAAATTGAGAAAGCCAGCGGGGGCGCCTGGGGAGGGACACAAGTCAATCTGGAGTTTGAACGCTTAATCGATACGATAGCAG GTTGTAGCGttgtaaatgcgcttaaagaagAATTCATGGACGACTATTTGGATCTAATGGCAACATTTGAGCTGAAAAAGAGAGAATTCAAGGATTCGTCAGAAGTTTTATTACGTTATCCTTCTTCTTTAAAGAAGTTGGTGAAGAAACTAACAGATTCGTCGTTGGAGGAACAAATTGAGAAATCAATATATAAAGGCAAGATATCAAGAAATCGCGATAAGCTTAGCATCGAGTATAATGTCATGGCATCATTGTTTGAGTCGAcgataaataacataattgaacaTTTATCAACCTTGATATGCAACCACGCAGACAGGCAAATCGGACACATCGTGATGGTTGGGGGATTTTCTGAGTCACCACTGCTACAACGCAGAATAAAAGAGGCATTCAGAGGACAGCATATTATCATACCTGCAGAGGCAAGTCTGGCGGTTTTGAAAGGCGCTGTCATATTTGGACACAACAAGCAGAGTATTGTGTCAAGGATTGCTAGGTTTACTTATGGCATCTCAAGTGGTATTCCATTTAATGAATATATTCATCCTGTTAACAGGCTTTATATAGAAAAAGATAACACAAAACTTTGCGTGGGTGTATTTTCTAAGCTGGTAACAGTAGGCCAGTCTATTCCAGTGGAAGACGCTGCAGGATCGAACAACTATGGCCCACTTGATGACCGCACTTATGCGACTCCAATCATTTATGCTACAAAAGAAAAGAAACCAATGTTTACAGATGACCCAGGGTGTTTTCGTGTTGGCGAAATGTATGTTAATTTTGAAGATCGTAATGGGAAAGTCGGGAGCGCTACGATCAGCATGTATTTCGGTGGTACTGAAATCACAGTCAAGGCTGTTCTGCTATCAACCGGTGAAGAAACATCGGTCACGTTTGATCTGCCTGATTAA